The stretch of DNA tgtatttgtcagcagcatgaaaacagactaatacactatcaAACACAGTTGACATGataaatctatctatctacttatctatctatctttctatctatctatctttcaaagcattcaagatagttttcatagaaataacttttttatttttacaattgtatttcatatatacacatattatctATACCTATGTTTATGCCTATATGCATATTCATATATTACAGTAATAGATACAACTAGCATAGATTTGTTTGGCAACAAACATGATTTACATGATAAATGTAACATGGACGTAATGAAGAGTAACTCATTCATGACAGTCATCAAGTTTGGTGGGTGCATAGAACAACTATTATGCTTTGCAAAGGGTTGGAGAATATGGATTAATCCCATACAATGTGTAAGTGGTGCTCAGGTAAGAAAACTACtcttaacaaacaaacaagaaagacaACAAGATTATGAGAGAGAATTGGGAGaccatttaaatttacatttgctTTGTCTGTGGTTTCCCAGGTGTCCAGGAAAAGCCTGTCTGAGTAAGTAATATAGTATGTAAGCCAAGACCTGAGTAAAGAGAATCAACTAGCCATTCAAAGGCCTGAGGAAAGAGTGGGTGATGAGCAAGAGAAACTCCCAAGTACAGAGATGAGAATGAGTCTGGCAAATTCAATTAAATAAAGCTAGGCCCAAAATATTTGTAGAAGTGAGTAAGGGGCCAAAGGTAGTGTGAGACATTGGTATACTTAAggcttgtattagttcattcttgcattgctataaagaaatacctgagactgggtaatttataaagaaaagaggtttaactggttcatggttctgcaggctgtacaggaagtatgatGCTGGCATTgacttggcttctggggagacctcaggaaacttagaatcatgacAAAGGGAAAGGGGCAGCAGGCACAGGGCCAGAGCAAGAGCCAGAGAGTGGAgggggaggtgctgcacacttttaaatgaacagattacatgagaactcattcactattatgAGGACAGTACCATGGGggatggtttagcaccatcaTGAGATTCATGATGAAATGAGAAATTTAGCACCATCATGAGATtcatggtttagcaccatcaTGAGATTCATGATGAAATGAGATcctattcatgagaaatccacccccatgatccaatcacctcccacaaggctcctcttccagcactggggattacatttcaatatgagatttgggtagggacacacatccaaactatatcagggcTACATAGGACACATAAGGatcttgaattttattctaagagCAATGTAAGCCAAGAGAGGTTTTAACAGGGAAATAACATGATCTGGTTaagggcttttgttttgtttaaattactGTGGCTGTTACATGAAAGTTACATATAGTGGGTCACTTTCTAAAATCTACATAAGTAGATTCCTGAATTGGTACAGGTTGCTTCATATTCATtccaggcaacaaagtgagatagTAGAGAATCACAGAATCAGAGGCTGACAGGTACATcaataacagataaagaaattaaagaattctgggctgggcgttgtggctcatgcctgtaattccagcactttgggaggccgaggcaggtggataatgaggtcaagagatcaagaccatcctgaccgatatggtgaaacctcgtctttactaaaaatacaaaaattagtggggcgtggtggtgagtacctgtagtcccagctattcaggagactgaggcaagagaatcgcttgacctgggagatggaggttgcagtgagctgagattgcaccactgcaccccagtctggccacagagtgagactctgtctcaaaagaaaaaaaaaaaaaaaaaaaagaatttatgttcCAGTGTTCCAGTATGTATACTATCAATATCTTGATTCTAGAGCTGTTAGCGTTTAATATCTATATACAtgaataatatatatcatattttacaaatatgtgtTTTCATTGAAAAAGAAGATACTGCTATTTTggcttaatatttattgaaaatgcaaacatttgtGGGATAAATATACTGATTGGCTTATTTTTCTAGGACATTCCTTTGCTCAGTATACCTCACCaaaatctacaaataaaaaatgcgTCAAGATTTTTGTTTTCGTTTACCCTgggttttccttttgttgctggTTGGTTTTGCAGAAATATGTGTGCTGAACCGGTTGCtaaacaggtttttcttttctttttttttttttttttttgagacaaggtctcgctctgtcactcaggctggagtgcagtagcgagatcccggctcactgcagcctctacctcctgggctgaagtgatcctcccacttcaacgtcctgtgtagctgggactagagccATGCCACCATGGCCAAGTAATCAACTCATTTTTGTgtactttgtagagatgggtttcaccatgctgctcagtctggtctcaaactcctgtacacaagtgatcctccagctttgacctcccaaaccgctggaattgcaggcatgaaaTACCACGTCTGGCCTTAAGCAAGTTTTTCTATGTCATATTTGTCAAATTAGACACTAATATTGATCAAATCTAATAATTGTGTTAAGTTGCAAGCTCGAAGGATAGGAAGAGGTTGGGCTTGTGGCCAAATTGGAGAATATAAGCTGCTTCTACAGGCATTTAAGttcaaaattttcaagaaaattgactggtcaaataaaaaatatctgtAAGCTCAATTGGTCCACAGATCACCAATTTGAGATTTCTTGTCCAaagatatttaaaacttttagggaaaaaaactTCAATAACATTgacaataattatataatttcaatAGTGTAATTTATCTGATGCTTAAAATAGATgaggatttttttctctgatgattgataagcataaaaagatgaaatcattTTGGGTATAGGCTTAGCCAAAGATAGGAAATATGTTGTATTAATAGATGATTGTATTTACTCTCCTATACAAGGTTTGTGTCTGGAAATGTTTTTAGTCCTGATTTATGTCACTATATTGATTAACATGAGAACAAGAGTGATGTTTCAGATATGGAGtatgattttataaatgttaagGCACCAAGCAAGCCCTATGttggccttttttaaaaaaaaaaaatcacattatgaACTCAActataccatttttctttttctttctttcttttttttttttttttgagatggagtctcactctgtcacccaggctggagtgcagtggtgtgatctcggtttactgcaaactccgcctcccgggttcacgccattctcctgcctcagcctcccaagtagctgggactactagcgCCTGCCAcaactcccggctaattttttgtatttttagtagagacggagtttcaccgtgttagccagggtggtctcaatctcctgacctcgtgatctgcccatctcggcctcccaaagtgctgggattacaggcaagagccactacgcccagcccaaCTATACCATTTTTCAGTGTTGGcactcattttaaattaaaatgagtctGTAAGATTCACTTAAAGAATGTGTACatcaccatactcagctaatttttacattttttatagagacaggatcttcctgtgttgcccagactggtcttgaagtcctgagctcaagtgatccttctgcctcaacctcccagagtgctgagatcgCAGGCATTAACTACTACATCTGCCCAgcagatataatttttaaaatgaccaacCTTTGTAACACATATGAGATTCATTTCAAGTGTCTGCAGATATTATATGTACTTAatcatacaaaattatttatgatTGAGAatgttgtgtattttttgtaattagctatctactttttatttttttatttttaaaaccctgtGATTAAAGGATAGTTACCTATTTTGGGGATCTAAACCAACTCTTGGTTATAAACAGTTGTTATTaaatgccgggcatggtggctcacacttgtaatcccagcactttgggaagctgaggtgggtggatcatttgcggtcaggagttcaaaagcagcctagccaacatggtgaaaccccgtctctactaaaactacaaaaatcagccaggcacggtagcacacacctgtaatcatagctacttgagaggctgaggcaggggaatcacttaaacccaggaggcagaggttgcagtgacctgagattgtgccactgcactctagcctgggtgacaaagtgagacactgtcttaaaaaaagaaaaaaaaaaaaagctgttattTGGTAAACATTTGGGTGCTTTTTGTGCAGTATTTAATAAGCACaaggtttttgatttttaatgatGTTACCCCAAGtgtcacttattttttattttttgagacagagtctcactctgcccagtctggagtatagtggcacaatctcgactcactctaatctccacctcccaagttcaaatacTTCTcgtgcctcagattcccaagtagctgggattacaggggcttgccaacatgcctggctaagtttagtatttttagtagagatggggtatcaccacattggccgggctggtctcgaactcctgacctcaagtgatcagcccccctcagcctcccaaagtgctgggattacaggtgtgtgccaccacgcccgactccCAAGTGTCACTTTTGACACAATTCTGCCCTCaaattacatgttatatattgTTATAGAATAATATCAAGAACAAACATGCTAGTTAATATTTTATGAGAAAGGTAATTGGTAATATGAATATTTGTGAAGGTGAATTTTCAACCAAAGAAGTAAACTTTTGTTTCAGGGTGcataaagacaaatgaaaatatttaaagatctgGGTCAGttaacatttgaaataaatatgtataagcACATTATATAGTATGCCAATATCATGTAATATccctattaatatttaatattaaaatttatatttagggATACTtacaatatattaataatgtCCTTAATATGAATCAGTTCTTAACCAGAGCATTCTTGATAAGAGACTGATGAAGAAAGCAAGCTTCAACCAGGAAAGTCCATCTAGAGATTAGCTGATATAAAATAGTGAGAGACTGACATTCTTTTGTGAGAAGACTGTCAGATGTAACTGCTAATTCAGTTTCTCTGCCACAGTAGGTTGTTGCACATAATTATCCATAGACCTCATCAGACCTAAGAGAAAGGTCTGACACGCCATAGGAAATTATGTTCTGTGTGCTTAACCAATGTCCCATCATAGCATGGAAAAACAAGCTTTGCAAGCTGTGATTATGTTAacggttttctttttaaaatgtctttctacCATTAGAATTCTGAAAAGTGTAGTTGAAAAACCAGACATAATCTTACTTAGATTAGCCTACCTTTGTCTGGGATTCACATTAGCTTATATCTTATCAACTCCTCCAAAATCCTAGGAAGTCAACAGatgttaaaacatatttttggtaTTAATCATCAGTAATATGAGGGCAAGGGCTAATGGGCAGGCACTGATTAAAGTTGATCATTTCATAATCCCAAGAAACATGTACTCCCCAAGAGGATAAGCCTTAAAGAAGCATTAGCAAATCACTGTTTCACCCCATCATCTTCAACTATTATGATGAATGAAttggtgattttattttagtCTACACATCTTAGGGAAAATTCAGGATGTGAGGGGTTATAACCGATGATTTTGTAGTAAAACACATAAAAGATTCTGATTGTGGCAATATTGCTTGCATTATTCTTTACTATCAAATGAAATAAGGCTCTATGCTTTCTACATCAATATTGGAACATTCAATGAATCAGAAGTGAGGACAATCTATTTCCTTAGCTTTCACAGAGTAGAGGTGATTGTTTTTAATAACctatttctaattgttttttaaaatggaaatagttgTTATAGCTCATTTGTTCTGTGTTGAATCTAAACTCTTATGAGGGCAGTATATGTGCTTTTAATGGGATTTTTCCCCCTAATAACTCTAATAGAATATTTTGTCCTTTTCCCATCTGTGAATATGGTAGTGAGATAGACTGTCCCTGTGTTCAATTTGTGGGAGTGGAAGTGTATAGTAGCAGATAAAAGGTAAACAGTGCACTGCAATATAACTAAGGTTGTCAGTAATGAAGATAGCTACAAGGTGCTATTGGAATACAGAGGATTTCTCTCTGGGGAACATAAGCTTAATATCTGACTATCACCAAGATGTTGCTCATACCAACCACAAAATGGCACGTCTTTATAGTTATTTCAACTGTCAAACTATATAGATAATGGTTCTAAGAGAGTTCCATCCATTACTGCAATTTCATTAGTTCTGCcttttgcattaaaaacaaaaggtaaTCAGGCCCCATGTATATCCACAATGGAAGACTTTTGCATaatgtattcattaaaaataaacatatcagATACTAACTCAgccttaattgtatttttattttctgcattaaaCAATGCAGGGATTTGACTAAAGACTgtaacatttaataattttcagtTAGAGCCCTTCAGTGAAAGCTTTGAGATAAAGCAACTAGAATCTCAAAGTGATCAAGCCAACTCTGTGACTTAGTATTAACCATAACTATCGCACATGTAAAGGTGAGTTATCCTCTCCAATAGAGGGGAGGCATATAGGAAACATGGGAAAGTAGCAGTATGAACAACAGAGTAAAACAGGTAGTAGAAAACAACAGCATAGGGGTGAAAACCTTGTGAACAAAGAatactaatttaaaatgtaaacgtTTTGCAAAGGGAAGATAACTGAATTTCTACATTTTCAGCTCTTTGTATTAAACATTTTGTAATCTGTAACTAGATATTGGTTTTTCTTCTCCACAGAAGATCACCTGATATTTGATAACTTATGCTTTTATTAATTACTACTTGTTTTATAATACAAATGTTTGTGTTCACATCCTCAAGGctttattttcaaggaaaaataaagtcgTAGTAGCACAATGTAATAAGCCCCATCTTTCAACCAATTTTTAATACTCATTGGTATGTATATTAGGACTAAATGGCTGTATTccttacaaaaagtaaaatgagcaATAAGTCAACTGAGTATTCAGGCTATATAAAAACTTCTACCTACTTGGGCCTTGATTATTCTAGTAACATGATTAATGATAGAAAAGTAGATtatgaaataagaaaactaaaaggcATGTTAAATGCTGTTTAGTCTAAAGGTTTTTAACTCCTGTCTGGTGGAGCAAATGGACACCATCTGTATATGAAAGCCAGATACCAAAAAACTGAGAGTTTACTTAGTGAAACCTACTACTTATGAAAAGTCAAATATCATGTATAACTCATCCAGATCAACTGGTCCCTAGacactgatttttgacaaggatgtGAGAGAATTACTGACTCAGATTTAGGGCTTAAAGACTATTGAGAAATTGGAAGGTATtgagagatagggtttcatcagaGTGGACTTAAGTAACCTGGTTGATTTTAGAATTGTCACAGCAAAATCAACATGCTCTGATGCTTGGGGCCTGGCAGAACCTTGCTGGTCTCTGAAGGCTGGGATAAATGAAGCAACAGTAAACCAGGTGCACTCCTTGATTTTTCAGGTAACACaactttagaaaaaaacaattctaatacAAGTTTAACCTTATCCTGTTAActctaatatttcaaaaataattctaaaacacTAAGACAATGCTTATCCTATTGCCTCCAATaggattttgtattttaaatggtTTACCAAAAAATGTATCTTATACTTTTGGGTAAACTTTATTTTGTTATACAATCAAAAATCTTAAAACCATCTTAGTACATTAACGTTTTAACAGGTCAACTTTTAGTCTTTATGAGCAGTTTTCACGAAGTTttactcaacatttaaaaaatgtagttaaCATACTGTAGAAACTTCAGTATTGCTGCTTATTCTTTGTAATCTTATTTGGCATAATGTTGTCATGTTCAGAGTCATTTTACAGTAACTTAAAGTGAACAGACacactccctcctccccccaccctcaattaaaaataaaaaaggaaaacagaaagaaataaaaagaacaaaaagtaagaTTAGGTTCTAGGAGGAGGGAAACCCTAATCCAAGTGTGGGGATGCAGAAGTCAGCTTTTTGCACCCATTCTCCATGCTACAGAATAAACTTTGAGACTACagccaaatattttctaaaaccttTCAAGAAGCTCCAGTGGATTTCTGGATTTGTTCCTTTAAAATCAGGATACTCTGCCTTTGCTCAGGGGGCAGCATGGCAATCTGATCTGCAGTTAGTTGAAGAACCTGCATGATCAAAGCCGCCTTTTCCTGATCCTGTGGAGTGACTTGGCTCTGCCCAGGACTAAAACTGCTAGGCTGGCTTCCACCTTGCTTGTTTGCCCCCTGTATGCCTCCTCCTTGTATACCCACTCCTTGTATGCCTGCCCCCTGCATCCCTCCTCCTTGTATGCCTGCCCCCTGCATGCCTGCTCCTTGTATGCCTGTACCCTGCATACCAGCTCCAGGATTCCCCACCCCTGAAATGCCTGGGACCTGTCTGGGTCCCTGAGGAGGGCCACCTGCCCCTATATTAATGGGACCAGGACCCTGAATTCCACCAGTCATAGGACCTCTTGTACTGGGGACAGGGCCCCTCATCTCCAATCCTCTTGCATCCATGCCTCTTGCTTCCATCCCTCTGGTTTCCATGGCACAGGTCTCCATTCCTCTCCTCTCCATTACACGTGTCTCTAAGACCTCAGTTTCCATGGCGCGAGTCTCCATCGCTCGAGAATCTCTACTACCTCTACCATCCATAGGTAGACCCCTTTGATCTATCATGGGGCCTCTGGGCTCTCCAATTAGCAGTCTGGGATCTCCTAATGGCCCTCCCCTCATCTCATGTGAGGAAGGGCCACGAGTGTCATGACCAGAGGCATGATGCATGGGGGGACCCTGATGGGGTGGACCCAGATAACCTCTGGGCTCCACTTCTCCAGTGACTGAAAGCAAAGTCCCTCCACGTGGGTCATTTGGAGCATCTCCTAACAGTCCTCGAGGAGGTAGACCACCAGGAGTCATGGGTCCACGAGGTATAGGAGCTCTAGGATCTGACATCTGCACTTGTCCCCGCTCTAAAGGCACTGGGCCAACCCCTGGCATTCCAAGTTG from Papio anubis isolate 15944 chromosome 11, Panubis1.0, whole genome shotgun sequence encodes:
- the CSTF2T gene encoding cleavage stimulation factor subunit 2 tau variant, with translation MSSLAVRDPAMDRSLRSVFVGNIPYEATEEQLKDIFSEVGSVVSFRLVYDRETGKPKGYGFCEYQDQETALSAMRNLNGREFSGRALRVDNAASEKNKEELKSLGPAAPIIDSPYGDPIDPEDAPESITRAVASLPPEQMFELMKQMKLCVQNSHQEARNMLLQNPQLAYALLQAQVVMRIMDPEIALKILHRKIHVTPLIPGKSQSVSVSGPGPGPGPGPGPGLCPGPNVLLNQQNPPAPQPQHLARRPVKDIPPLMQTPIQGGIPAPGPIPAAVPGPGPGSLTPGGAMQPQLGMPGVGPVPLERGQVQMSDPRAPIPRGPMTPGGLPPRGLLGDAPNDPRGGTLLSVTGEVEPRGYLGPPHQGPPMHHASGHDTRGPSSHEMRGGPLGDPRLLIGEPRGPMIDQRGLPMDGRGSRDSRAMETRAMETEVLETRVMERRGMETCAMETRGMEARGMDARGLEMRGPVPSTRGPMTGGIQGPGPINIGAGGPPQGPRQVPGISGVGNPGAGMQGTGIQGAGMQGAGIQGGGMQGAGIQGVGIQGGGIQGANKQGGSQPSSFSPGQSQVTPQDQEKAALIMQVLQLTADQIAMLPPEQRQSILILKEQIQKSTGAS